The following coding sequences lie in one Syngnathus scovelli strain Florida chromosome 1, RoL_Ssco_1.2, whole genome shotgun sequence genomic window:
- the lrit3a gene encoding leucine-rich repeat, immunoglobulin-like domain and transmembrane domain-containing protein 3a, protein MRQILRMLMLICCFNTACPFCPAQCTCVFHGRSDGTGTRTVLCNDPDMSDIPVNVPVDTVKLRVEKTAVRRVPTEAFYYLTELRYLWITYNSITSVDMGSFYNLKLLHELRLDGNMISMFPWESLKETPLLRTLDLHNNRLTSLPAEAIPYLVKITYLDLSSNKLATLPSDLMDIWPPFNGEPVTANTSQKVVLGLQDNPWICDCKLSKLIEISKMAVTPVVLMDLFLTCSAPENLSGVLFQRAELDNCVKPSVMTSATKITSPLGSNVLLRCDATGFPTPSLNWARSDGSLVNNTVQESPGDGIQWSIMSVHGILHKDAGDYICKAKNDAGAAKATISLSVAGTMSSTISTPMPSAGTGSTSPDWTYNLERGLTVSTSAVPMVQTTAVAVLTKSKTTSGVQRGSLKPAKIQQGGEGRKFVSDENSKKSDVSNLVKDLEILEETSDSAVLVWTAEGLPKNSPLTVVYTPYGEDGEDDYKRTVETTAGSGKILLEELSPGMRYSVCLVAKGSAAAKDPCIDFYTLDNEEEGGQNQFFIIISGIACALAMPLICLLLYKILALYCKVSEATPDEEELEKESYVKFETINMKQRTMNPHPTELWARRPTHESERLLLCSRSSIDSQMTFKSDSSRSEYLC, encoded by the exons ATGCGTCAAATTCTCCGGATGTTGATGTTGATATGCTGCTTTAACACGGCTTGTCCCTTCTGCCCGGCGCAGTGCACTTGTGTTTTCCATGGACGTAGCGATGGAACTGGAACCAG GACTGTGCTCTGCAATGACCCCGATATGTCCGACATCCCCGTAAACGTCCCAGTGGACACCGTCAAACTCCGGGTGGAGAAGACTGCTGTCCGCCGAGTGCCGACGGAAGCATTTTACTACCTGACGGAGCTCCGTTACCTGTGGATCACATACAATTCTATCACTTCAGTGGACATGGGCAGTTTCTACAACCTCAAACTCCTCCACGAGCTGAGACTGGATGGCAACATGATCTCTATGTTCCCCTGGGAGTCCCTCAAAGAGACGCCCTTGTTGAGGACCTTGGACCTGCACAACAACAGGCTCACCAGCCTTCCTGCTGAGGCCATTCCCTACCTGGTGAAGATTACATACTTGGATCTATCCAGCAACAAATTAGCCACCCTGCCCTCAGACCTCATGGATATCTGGCCACCGTTTAACGGCGAACCGGTCACAGCGAACACCTCCCAAAAGGTGGTGCTGG GCCTCCAAGACAAcccctggatctgtgactgcaaGCTCTCCAAGTTGATCGAGATATCCAAAATGGCAGTCACGCCCGTGGTTCTCATGGACCTGTTCCTGACCTGCAGTGCACCTGAGAACCTATCTGGCGTCCTCTTTCAGCGCGCCGAACTTGATAATTGTGTCAAGCCCTCCGTCATGACGTCTGCGACCAAGATCACGTCTCCGCTTGGTAGTAATGTTCTCCTGCGATGTGATGCAACAGGGTTCCCGACACCAAGCCTCAATTGGGCTCGGTCTGATGGATCACTAGTCAACAACACAG TACAAGAGTCACCAGGGGACGGCATCCAATGGTCCATCATGAGCGTACATGGGATCCTACACAAGGATGCCGGGGACTACATTTGCAAAGCCAAGAATGACGCGGGTGCAGCAAAAGCCACCATATCCCTTTCAGTGGCTGGCACCATGAGCTCCACCATCTCTACGCCGATGCCTAGCGCCGGGACAGGATCGACAAGTCCAGACTGGACCTACAATCTGGAAAGAGGCTTGACAGTCTCGACCTCGGCCGTGCCTATGGTCCAGACAACCGCAGTTGCAGTCTTAACCAAGTCAAAAACGACTTCTGGTGTTCAAAGGGGTTCGCTTAAACCTGCGAAGATCCAACAAGGTGGTGAGGGACGGAAGTTTGTGTCAGACGAAAACAGTAAGAAAAGCGATGTGTCAAACTTAGTCAAAGACTTGGAGATTTTGGAGGAAACATCTGACAGTGCGGTTCTAGTCTGGACGGCAGAGGGGTTACCCAAGAACTCTCCCCTCACTGTTGTTTACACACCGTACGGGGAAGATGGCGAGGATGACTACAAAAGAACAGTTGAGACTACTGCAGGCAGTGGCAAAATTCTGCTTGAGGAGCTCTCACCTGGTATGAGATACTCGGTGTGCCTCGTGGCCAAGGGTAGTGCTGCCGCAAAAGACCCTTGCATTGACTTCTACACGCTGGACAATGAGGAGGAGGGAGGACAGAACCAATTTTTTATCATCATCAGTGGCATTGCCTGCGCCTTGGCAATGCCACTCATCTGTCTACTGCTCTACAAGATCCTCGCCCTCTACTGCAAGGTGAGCGAGGCTACTCCAGATGAAGAGGAACTGGAGAAGGAGAGCTATGTCAAGTTCGAGACCATCAACATGAAGCAAAGGACCATGAACCCTCACCCGACAGAGCTGTGGGCAAGGAGGCCCACCCACGAGTCGGAACGACTGTTGCTGTGCTCTCGCTCGAGTATTGACTCCCAGATGACCTTCAAGAGTGACAGTTCCCGGTCTGAGTATCTCTGCTGA